From Bacillus basilensis, a single genomic window includes:
- a CDS encoding CatB-related O-acetyltransferase encodes MKHPLYNHWSETKYLKDIVTNPLIEVGEYSYYSGYYGHQNFEDGCVRYLWGDAKSRALFNPIEQMGWHLDKLIIGNYVCIASGVVILMGGNHNHHSEWITVYPFAEQIEHSYEPKGDTVIKSDAWIGMNAIIMPGVTIGEGAIVAAGSVVSKDVPPYTIVGGNPTKEIKKRFTDAEINMLMEMRWFDWDRELVEKAIPILSSSSIELLYDFYKKELKNR; translated from the coding sequence ATGAAGCATCCATTATATAATCATTGGTCAGAAACGAAGTATTTAAAAGATATAGTAACAAATCCACTCATTGAGGTAGGAGAGTACTCCTATTATTCAGGTTATTATGGTCATCAAAATTTTGAAGATGGCTGTGTAAGGTATTTGTGGGGGGATGCTAAGTCCCGAGCACTGTTCAATCCAATTGAACAGATGGGATGGCATCTTGATAAACTCATTATTGGGAATTATGTTTGTATTGCCAGTGGAGTAGTCATTTTAATGGGTGGTAATCACAATCATCACTCAGAATGGATTACAGTATATCCATTCGCTGAGCAAATTGAACATTCATATGAACCGAAGGGCGATACAGTCATTAAAAGTGATGCTTGGATTGGAATGAATGCTATTATTATGCCTGGCGTTACAATCGGTGAAGGTGCAATCGTTGCAGCAGGATCTGTCGTAAGTAAAGATGTTCCGCCGTATACAATAGTGGGCGGAAATCCTACTAAAGAAATAAAGAAACGGTTCACTGATGCAGAAATAAATATGCTAATGGAAATGCGTTGGTTTGATTGGGATAGAGAATTAGTTGAGAAGGCAATTCCTATTTTATCTAGTTCATCTATTGAATTATTATATGATTTTTATAAAAAGGAACTAAAAAATAGATAG
- the pepD gene encoding beta-Ala-His dipeptidase produces the protein MYSTLEQLTKHPVFYHFAEISKIPRGSGNEKEISDFLVGFAKERNLEVVQDEALNVIIKKEATAGYENVPAIIIQGHMDMVCEKNQATVHDFEKDPIELRIIGDMLYANQTTLGADNGIAVAYALALLDSKDIPHPALEVVITTEEETTMGGAFAVDSNHFEGKIFINIDSEEDHKLLVSSAGGAKAVETIPVIWDEAPANMDAYRLYIGGLKGGHSGMEIDKQRGNANKVLGRVLHDLLANIQFDISEVHGGLKTNAIPRESVATIVLRTEDVEKVEEILESWTRVLQEEMRAVDPDVHVTLTKLDEKVEKVFAKETQKQLISSLFLIPNGIQSMSMDIKGLVESSTNLGVIETLQDEIKLRNEVRSSVSSLKQHIADEIKCIAELVGATFEIESEYPEWPYNPNSQIRNLFEKVHQEKYNKDVEIFAVHAGIECSVFVQKMPELDAISFGPDIFNVHTPDEHISISSVVNNWGFFVDVMKGTKELAK, from the coding sequence ATGTATTCTACTTTAGAACAATTAACAAAGCACCCTGTATTTTATCATTTTGCAGAAATTTCAAAGATTCCTAGAGGATCAGGTAATGAAAAGGAAATTAGTGATTTTTTAGTTGGCTTTGCGAAAGAGCGTAATTTAGAAGTAGTTCAAGATGAAGCATTAAATGTCATTATTAAAAAAGAAGCAACTGCTGGTTATGAAAATGTACCAGCTATTATCATTCAAGGTCATATGGATATGGTTTGCGAAAAAAACCAAGCAACCGTACATGATTTTGAAAAAGATCCAATTGAATTACGAATTATTGGGGACATGTTATATGCAAATCAAACAACTTTAGGTGCTGATAATGGTATTGCAGTTGCATATGCATTAGCTTTATTAGATTCAAAAGACATTCCGCATCCAGCACTTGAAGTAGTTATTACTACTGAAGAAGAAACGACAATGGGCGGAGCTTTTGCTGTTGATTCAAATCATTTTGAAGGAAAGATTTTTATTAATATTGATTCTGAAGAAGATCATAAATTACTAGTAAGTAGCGCAGGTGGTGCGAAAGCTGTTGAAACAATTCCAGTAATTTGGGATGAAGCGCCAGCAAATATGGATGCATATCGTCTATATATCGGTGGTCTAAAAGGCGGACATTCGGGAATGGAAATTGATAAACAACGCGGGAATGCGAACAAAGTATTAGGACGAGTATTACATGATTTATTAGCAAATATTCAATTTGATATAAGTGAAGTTCACGGCGGATTAAAAACGAATGCAATTCCGCGTGAAAGTGTAGCTACAATTGTATTACGTACAGAAGACGTAGAGAAGGTAGAAGAAATACTAGAATCATGGACACGAGTATTACAAGAAGAAATGCGTGCTGTTGATCCAGATGTTCATGTTACACTTACAAAATTGGATGAGAAAGTAGAAAAAGTATTTGCTAAAGAAACACAAAAGCAACTTATTTCATCATTATTCTTAATTCCAAATGGCATTCAAAGTATGAGCATGGATATTAAAGGTCTAGTAGAAAGCTCAACAAATTTAGGTGTTATTGAAACATTGCAAGATGAAATTAAATTACGTAACGAAGTGAGAAGTTCTGTAAGTAGTTTAAAACAGCATATTGCAGATGAGATTAAATGTATTGCCGAATTAGTTGGTGCAACATTTGAAATAGAGTCAGAGTATCCAGAATGGCCATACAATCCGAATTCACAAATTCGTAATTTATTTGAAAAAGTGCATCAAGAAAAATACAATAAAGATGTTGAAATCTTCGCTGTACATGCAGGGATTGAATGCAGTGTATTCGTTCAAAAGATGCCTGAATTAGATGCAATTTCATTCGGTCCAGATATATTCAACGTCCATACTCCAGATGAACATATTAGTATTTCTTCTGTTGTGAATAACTGGGGATTCTTCGTTGATGTAATGAAGGGTACGAAAGAATTAGCTAAGTAA
- a CDS encoding DUF5065 family protein, translated as MKLLRQSTIIGALTVGGFLFSNTISTLPPVSAESQLTQKESRFVDTWRWQSYFLLHHNADFIEELAVGDLKHGDTFDVTIYTGGKDTGIVKIYQLSGNENDKINLHRYKTIYDSGLKHNYGRFVTPITKAYNPGTYVAVMKLGENYYYGGSFKISK; from the coding sequence ATGAAACTTTTAAGGCAATCAACAATTATTGGTGCATTGACTGTTGGAGGATTTTTATTTTCGAATACAATTAGTACACTCCCACCTGTTTCTGCTGAATCGCAACTTACACAAAAAGAATCACGATTTGTAGATACTTGGCGGTGGCAAAGTTATTTTTTATTACATCATAATGCAGATTTTATAGAAGAGTTAGCAGTTGGTGACTTAAAGCATGGAGATACATTCGATGTTACTATATATACTGGTGGTAAGGATACTGGTATTGTAAAAATATATCAATTGAGTGGAAATGAAAATGATAAAATAAACTTGCATAGATATAAAACCATTTATGACTCTGGTTTAAAACATAATTATGGTAGGTTTGTAACGCCTATTACTAAGGCTTATAATCCAGGAACATATGTAGCTGTTATGAAACTTGGAGAAAATTATTATTATGGGGGCAGCTTTAAAATCTCAAAATAA